CGCCCGGCACGCGTTTACCAACGCACCGCTGCCTCGCCGGGCAGGAACATATTTCGCTGGCGACCGCCACCCGCGTCTATCGCGAGCTGGAAGCGATGGGGCTGGTCAGCGGTGAAACCGGCCGCGGCACCTTTGTCAGAGAGATTGCCCTTCCTCCCGGTCACGGTATCGATCAGCTTGCCGTCGCCAGCGACGTGCTGGATCTCAACTTCAACTACCCGGCGGTGAGCGGGCAGGGCGAGCTGCTGCGCGAGGCTCTCAAACGCACGGCAGTGGAGGGCAATATTGAGGCGCATCTGCGTTATCAGCCTCATGGCGGGCGGATCACCGAACGAGAGGTCTTCGCCGCGCACTTCACGCAGGGCGCGTTTCGCCCGATGGCTGAAAATCTACTGCTGGTGAATGGCGCGCAGCACGGCTTGACCATTACGGTTATGGGGCTGCTTAAACCGGGCGATGTGGTGGCGGTGGACGCGCTGACCTATCCCGGTTTTAAGGCGCTGGCCGCGCTTTATCATCTGGAGCTGGTGGCAATTCCGGCAGCGCAGGATGGCCCGGATCTGGCCGCATTGCACCAGCTCTGCCAGCAGCGGCGTATTCGCGCAGTGTATACCATGCCGACAATGCATAACCCGCTGGGCTGGGTGATGAACAGCCCGTCGCGCAAAACGCTCGCCGCTATTGCCCGTGCTCACGATCTGTTGCTCATTGAAGATGCCGCCTACGCCTGGCTGGTTCGCCGCGCGCCGCCGCCGCTCGCCTGTTTTGCGCCGGAAAGGACGGTTTATGTCAGCGGATTTTCAAAAAATGTAGCGACCGGCCTGCGGGTCGGAGCGGTGATCTGCCCGCCTGAACTGCGGCCTGCGCTGGAACGGGCGATCCGTGCTACGACGTGGAATGCGCCGTCGCTCATGACCTCACTGGTCAGCCACTGGATAGAGGAGGGGACGGTGGGCGATCTCGAAAAACGTAAGCGGGAAGATGCCCGGTTGCGCCAGCGCATGCTGCGAGAAACGCTGGCCGGTCTGCCGTGCGTAACCCACCCCGACTCTTACTTTGCCTGGCTGCCGCTCTCTGAGGAGTCGCGCGCCGATCGGGTAGTCAAGCAGCTGATGGATAACAACATCTCCCTCTCGACTGCGGAACCCTTTTGCACGGCGGCATCGACGCCGCAGGCGCTGCGCGTAGCCCTCGGTTCGGTCGCTATCGACACCCTGCGCGGAGCGCTGCTGACCATCCGCGAAGCGATAGAGTATGAAGCGAGCCGCTAGCGGCGACTCTCCTCCAGCCAGCGCATCAGCGCGTTAAGCTTGGCGGTGAAGTGCGCCGTGTCATCCTCTGGCGTATGGCACTGTTGCAGCAGCCAGCCGATGGCCTGCTGCTGCTGCGGAAAGCGCTGTACAACACGGCTGGCATACTCCTCCAGCGTCTCGGGCCAGCCGTTATCCTCTGCGCGGCGTAACAGATTGGTTGCGCGCAGCAGTTTACGCGCCGCCGCCCGCTGAAGCAGCCGTGCATCGCTCGCCGCTGCCAGCTGCTGAAGGTAGCCTTGCAGGACGGGAATGAAATCACCGTTTACCGCCACGGCAATCTCGCGCGAGGGGGTAAACGGTGAAAAACGGCTCGCGAGATCCTCCCCTGACACGCAGCGGCAGTGGTGCTTAAGCCAGTAACCCCAGCTGAAGCGGTTTTCGTCGGCCAGCGCCTCTGCCAGCGTGCCGCAATCAAAATCGACTTTGCTGATAACCGGATGCTGCGTCTGCACATGCTCCGCAATCGCCCGAAGGCTATCGCGTTCCGCCGCGTTCAGCGCGCGCCGGGTAATCAGGCAGACGTCGAGATCCGAGACCCCTGCCACCGCCGCACCTTTCGCCACGCTGCCGTAGAGGTAAATGCTGTGCACCTGCGCGTCGAACCGGGCGTGGAGCAGGCCGATCACCTCATCGACCACCGGGCGAAACGCCGGTTGCAGCGGGGTGTCGGGTAAACAGGCGATAAAGCCGTCGGCATCAACCATCGAAAGCGCCTCCGCTACAGCACGCTGATCTGCAACTGTTTGAACAGAGCGCTCATCTTCTCATCGAGCGGCTCATCGACCAGCAGCGTGCTGGCGAGCGTCAGATCACCGATGCCAAAAGCCGAAGCGGAGTTGATCTTCTCCGGCGACGCCAGCACCACGGTTTCCGCCGCGCGCTCCGAAAGTGCGCGCTTCACGCAGGCCTCTTCATAGTTGCCGGTGGTAAAGCCTGCCTGCTCATGCACACCGGTGACGCCCATAAAAAAGAGGTCAGCATTGATGCGGCGAATGGACTCAATCATCGATGCGCCCACGGTGACCATCGAGTGTTTATATAACTGACCGCCGATAACGATCACGTCCACATTTGGCAGGTTAATCAATCCGGCAGCAATGGTCGGGCTATGGGTGACCACGGTAAAGGCCAGATCCGGTGGCAGCAGGGTGACCATCTCTTCCGAGGTGGTACCGCCGTCGATGATGACGATATTGCCCGGCTGAATAAGATTGACTGCTTTCTGCGCGATGACGCGTTTTGCATGAATGTTCACGCTTTTGCGTACTTCAAATGGCGCAATCGCCGCCGACACCGCCAGCGCGCCGCCGTGCACCCGTTGCAGCAGGCCATCTGCCGCTAACTCCCTTAAATCGCGGCGAATAGAGTCTTCAGAGATAGCAAAGTGCTGGCTTAATTCACGGGACAAGACCTGCTTATCACGCGCCAGCATCTCAAGTATCTTCTGCTTACGTTGACTGGATAACACGTTTTCCCCTTACACGGTTGATCTTGATCTTGCACGATTATGCATGTTAGCGTGCCGGTTGTCAGCCTGACGATCCTAATTTTACGCAGTTTACAGGGGAAACCATGCACGCCATGCTTATTTTAATTGCCGGACCCGTACGCAGCGGCACCAACGGTGATGATGCGTTAATCAAACAGAATCTGGATGCCATGACGCGAGTTGCCGCGAAGGTGTTCGAAAAAGGCCATACGCCGGTGATTGGCGAATGGCTGGCGATGCCGCTGGCGGAAGCTGCAGGGTCGAAGAAGATTGGCGATGAGATTAGCCAGACCTTTTTGTACCCCGTCGCCCATCGCCTGATTCAACACTGCGATGCCATTTTACGCCTGCCCGGCGACTCAGCGGGTGCCGATAACGATGTGCGCATCGGGCGCGAGCGGGGTCTTACCATTTACAGCGCCGTTGATGAGATCCCTGCTGGCGAAACGCGGGAGTCATCTCCGGCTTAACGAAACGGGATGTAATGGAAATCAACATCATGGGGTTTATCCCCGTGCTTTTACCCGTCGCGCTCTCTCCGGGCGCGAGTTTTACCCTCGCGATGAACAGCGCGCTGGCCGGCGGGCGGGGTGGGTTGCTGCGCACGCTGGCGGGCACCGCGCTCGGCATTTACACCCATGCGCTGCTGATTGGCCTTGGGGTGACGGCGATCCTTGTCTCCTCTCCTGCGCTGTTTAACGTCCTGAAATATGCGGGGGCGGCGTATCTGATGTGGCTTGGCGTGCAACTGATCCGCAGCGGGTTAAAGACGAGTGAGATGACACTACGCGCGGACGGACCGACGGTGACGCTGAAAGAGGCGTGGCTGGCAAACGTGCTCAACCCGAAAGCGATCGTTTTTTATCTCACCGTGGTGTCACAATTTGCCGGCAGCCGCGGCGATGTCAGCCACTATCTGCTGCTGGCCACCGTGCATGTGCTGGTGATGGGCGCATGGCTGATTGCGTTGAGCAACATGCTGGTCTTCTCGGCGAAAAAAGCCAATCCGGCACGGCTCAAAAAAGGGGTAAATGTGGTGGGCGGCGCGCTGTTACTCATCTTCTCCGCCCTTTCACTGCTGCACTGAACGTAGAGCTTCTGTTCAAAATGCGCCGCGGCAAGGCAGATTTTGGTAGGGTGCAAAGCGGCCTCGCAGCCTTATTGGCGCGTCGCTTTCCGGTATGATGGCAGAGATTTTTACCTCGCCTGCAGGAGAGCGGATGAAGACCTTAACTGAACTTATCGATGTGCACGATCCCGGCTGGGTGGTGGTGCAGGAGTGGCTTAACGCGGCCAGCAACCCTTACGAGGTGCTGGCGAAAGATGAGGCCCGCGCCGAACAGGCGCTGCTGCAACTGCAGGTCACCACCCGCTCGCCGCTGGGAGCGCTGGTGTATGAAACCGGCGGGCTGCTGATTGATGATGGCTGGCTGCGTATCCTCGGCTCCGGCAGTGCGCGGCTGGCGCGTGACCCGATGAGCTGGACACAAACGGCGACAGACGCGGGATCTTTCGCTGCCTTACTGATTGCCGATGATGCGTCGGGTGGCTTTTTTGCCCTCAACGGCGGCGGGCTTGGAGAGGATATCGGCAACGTCTACTACTTCGCGCCGGATGCGCTGGCCTGGGAAGGGCTGGAAGTGGGCTACTCCGCGTTTGTTGAGTGGGCGCTGTGCGGCGATCTAGCGCTCTTCTACCAGACGGTGCGCTGGCCCAACTGGCGGGAAGAGGTGCGAACGCTCGGCGGCGAGCAGGTTTACGCCTTCTTTCCTTTCCTCTGGACCGAGCCAACGCTTTCGGTTAATGAACGCAAACGTACGGTGACGCCGATTGAGGAGCAGTGGCGGCTCGCACAGGAGGTGGCAGGGAGCCACCCGGAGTCGTAAAAGGGCAGGGCAGCAACATCCGCTGCCGCTTCCCTGTTGCAATCAATAATGATTCCCATTAACGTCTCACCCCTGATGTTATCTTCAGCCCGCGCGGCTGATGTACAGGGAGAATGGGTTCATGCTTTACCGTTTTCACGCCGTGCGCCTGGCGGCGCTGCTTCTGCTGCTTGCCTGGCAAACAGCTTATGCGAGGCCGGATATGGCGCCGCTCGGGCCCAACATCGCCGATCGCGGCTCTGCTTACTATCACTTTACGCAAAAACAGTTCGATTCCCGGGATGGTAAACGTCACTACAACGTGTGGACAGGCGTACCCAATAAAAGCGCACCGCCCGGCGGGTTCCCGGTGCTCTATATGCTGGATGGCAACGCGGCGATGGATAAGCTTTCGGAGGCGTTTTTACAACAACTCTTCGCTGCCAATCCGCCGGTGCTGGTGGCGGTCGGGTATCAAACCGATCTGCCATTCGATCTCGATAGCCGGGCGTATGATTACACGCCGCCGGGCACCGACACGCAGCAGCTGCGCGGCAGAGCAGGCGGTGGCAGTAACGCCTTTCGCCAGCTTCTGGAAAAGAGCATCGCGCCAGCGGTTGAAAAGGGGATTGCTATTAACCCGGCGCAGCGCGGGTTGTGGGGGCACTCCTACGGCGGGCTGTTCGTGCTGGAGAGCTGGCTCTCCTCCTCCTTTTTCACCACTACTTTTTCCGCCGTGCCTTCGCTGGCGCGCAATGATTTTCAGTTGCTGAAAACGATGGAAGCGGTCTCGCCGCAGCAGGCGGTGGGCAAGCACCTTTACCTGATGGAGGGGGACGGGGATCGCCGCGCGCAGGATGAGAACAGCGAGTCTGGCGTGCTGCCGCGCGTTCGCAGCACCCTTGCGCAGCTTGATCAGCATGGCGTCCCGGCTACTTACCGCTTATTCCCCGGCCTGACGCACGGGGCGATGTTCGCCACCTCGCTACAGGCGGCGTTACTTCAGCTCTCGCAGGCGGAGAAACAGCCGCTCTGATTATGCCGCCGGGTTATCGCGCCCGGCGGCAGTGAACGTTACTGATGACCAGTAGCCGTTTCCGGTGTGCTCGCGTTTTGCCCAGCCTGCCTTTTCCAGCTCGCGCGCAATCAGCCGGTTGATCACCCCGTGCCCCATGCTGAGCACGCGCTCATGCTGCTGCGCATGGGCGATCAGCGTAAGCGCCATTTTCTCTGCCCGCTGCATCGTCTGCTTTTTGGATTCCGGCCCGGCCAGCGCGCCGCTGAGCCAGCAGAGGCGAAACAGCACCAGCCACGCCTGCGGCGAGAGGCGAAGCCAGGGGAGGTTAAATACCGGCAAGGGCGCTTCACGCAGATCGTCGGCAATCAGATCGGGGGTGAGGTTCATCGCCTGTAGCGACGCACGGGCGCGCGGCAGCGGGCTGCTGATAACAAAAGCGTGGCGTTTATCCGCCAGAACGGCGTGGCAATCGGGTTCGCCAGTGACGCCCGAGGCATCATAGCCTGCAATCCAGCCGGACATGTCCGTGGCTTTGACCCGTGCGGAACCCTGCTGAGCGCTGAATTCAGGCTCGCCATGACGCATTAAAACTATCTCCATTTACGCTCCTGTGCGTTTTAGCCCTGTGCTTTACGGTAATGGGCTTCCATCTCATCCAGCGCGGCCTGGTTCTCCAGCCCCCACTGGTACATCTGCTCAATCGGCCCGGCGAAGGTTTTGCCAAGCGGCGTGAGGCGGTAATCGACTTTCGGCGGGACAATGTCATAAACGTGGCGGGCGATCAGGCCGCGCTGCTCCAGCTCTTTTAGCGTCTGGAAGAGCATTTTTTTGGAGATCCCCTGCAGGCTACGCTGCAACTCGCCGGTGCGGGCGCGCTCATCAGGCCAGTGGTAGAGTGCATGCAGCACCATCGTGCTCCACTTGACCGAGAAGAGGTCCATCAGGCGGCGCGGCGGCGAATCCGCGTAGAAAAAGAGTTTGCCGTCAACCCAGGCTGGCATAAAAAGCCCTCATCTGTGGTCACCAAATGGTAACTACTATCAATTGTGAACCTTGCGGACTATAGTCTGCCGCCTTCACGCTATTAACGCCAGCCCAACCTGGAGGCCTTATGAAAATCAATGCACTGGTCGCGGTCGATGCCGCAAAACCGCTGACGTCCGGCGACATTACCCTTCGCCCGCTGCAAAACCAGGATGTCAAAATCGACATTCTTTACTGCGGCGTCTGCCACTCCGATCTGCATATGGCGCGCAATGAGTGGGCGGTAAGCCGCTATCCGCTGGTGCCGGGGCATGAGATAGTCGGCCGCGTCAGCGCCACCGGCACGGGCGTGTCGGCCTTTCAGGTCGGCGATATTGTGGGTGTCGGGGTGATGGTGGATTCCTGCCGTGAATGCCACTTCTGCAAACAGCATGAAGAGCAGTATTGCGAAGCGGGCTTTACCGCCACCTATAACGGGATTGATAAATACACCGGCGAGAGCACCTGGGGCGGTTACGCCGAGAGCGTCATTGTCGATCAGGATTTTGTCGTCTCGGTGCCGCACAACCTACCGCTGGCGGGCGTTGCGCCGCTGCTCTGCGCAGGCGTTACCGTCTGGTCGCCGCTGCGCCACTTCAACGTTAAAGCGGGTGATGCGGTGGGCGTTGTCGGCCTCGGCGGGTTAGGGCATATGGCCGTTAAGCTGGCGAGCGCGATGGGTGCCGAAGTAACGCTGTTTACCACCTCGCCGGAGAAGGGCGAAGATGCCCGCCGTCTCGGCGCAAAACGCGTGGTTGTTTCGCGCGATGCCGCGCAAATGGCTGCCTGCCACACCTCGCTGGATTTCATTATCGATTGCGTCGCGGCACCGCACGATCTCGACCCCTACCTGGCGACGCTGAAAACCAACGGCCGCCTGGTGCTGGTGGGTATTCCCGATCAGCCCCATGCGTCACCCAACATCACGCCGATGGTGTTTCGCCGCTTAAGCATCAGCGGCTCGTCGATTGGCAGCATCCGTGAGACGCAGGAGATGCTCGATTTCTGCGGCCAGCACGGCATCACGGCGGATGTGGAGATGATTGGCGGTGAAGCGATCGAAAGCGCTTTCGCCCGCATGTTGAAAGGCGATGTGAAATACCGCTTTGTTATCGATATGCAGGCTACGCGCTGGTAAACCGCCAGCTTTACACAGGCGCGACGTGCTCCTGCGGTACCCAGCCGAGGTCGCCGTCCGCTTTTTCTGCCAGATACCAGCCGTTAAGGCTCTGATGCACCGTAAGTTGCTCACCGGTTTGCACGGTGAGTTCGTGTGCGCAGTAGGGCTGCTGGCAGACACCTTGATGGGCGCTGACTGGCGTAAAGAGCTGCTGCGGCGCCCAGCCCGCTTTTCCCGACTCTAATGTCACCCAAATCCAGCCGCGCCATTGCAAATCGCAGTGACTAATTTGTGCTCTTTCCCCCTCGCGGATAGTCAGCGGATCGGGATAGGCCGAGCGATAGTCACGGATTACTTTTACGGTGGTTTGCAGCGGGTAAGAGACTGCTTTCATTCTCCTTATCTCCTGACGTCGCGAAGCGCTTTTATAACAAGCGAAACGGCAGCCCAGCCCAGTGCTGGCGCGGCCTGTGTAAAAGATCGTCAAAAGAATAATATTATTGACCAAAGCCATGCTTTTGGTCAAAAAGCGGCCATACTATTGATCTGCCCAATGGCTGACAAGGGAGGTAAAAGTATGACCGCTGATGAACTCGCTCGTCGTTTATTAATGAAGTTGATGACTGCCAGAACAGACCTTGCGGCCTATATCCAGATGCGCAAAGCGAAAGGGTATATGTCGGTCAACGAAAACGATCGTCTGCGTGAGATGTTTTTTGCCCTGGCGCTGGAGATCCGCGATAAAAGCGAAAGACTGCAAGAGATACAGGATCGCGATACGCGCAGCGCCATGTACAGTGCTGAAGAGGCGCTCTCTTCCGCCGCCGTTTCACTGATGACCGGGCGAAGAGATTGCGCCAATTTCATCTCCGTGAACGTCGACAAGCTGGAGCGTTCGCTCAACATTCTCGATTACAGTCTTCAATACCTGAATGAGCACTCTCCGCTGGCTGAAGCGTGAGCCGCTTCCGCACCCAGAATCATAAGGGGAGCCCGCTCC
This Kosakonia cowanii JCM 10956 = DSM 18146 DNA region includes the following protein-coding sequences:
- a CDS encoding PLP-dependent aminotransferase family protein; this encodes MKARYKQLVDRFAVQIRTGELPPGTRLPTHRCLAGQEHISLATATRVYRELEAMGLVSGETGRGTFVREIALPPGHGIDQLAVASDVLDLNFNYPAVSGQGELLREALKRTAVEGNIEAHLRYQPHGGRITEREVFAAHFTQGAFRPMAENLLLVNGAQHGLTITVMGLLKPGDVVAVDALTYPGFKALAALYHLELVAIPAAQDGPDLAALHQLCQQRRIRAVYTMPTMHNPLGWVMNSPSRKTLAAIARAHDLLLIEDAAYAWLVRRAPPPLACFAPERTVYVSGFSKNVATGLRVGAVICPPELRPALERAIRATTWNAPSLMTSLVSHWIEEGTVGDLEKRKREDARLRQRMLRETLAGLPCVTHPDSYFAWLPLSEESRADRVVKQLMDNNISLSTAEPFCTAASTPQALRVALGSVAIDTLRGALLTIREAIEYEASR
- a CDS encoding nucleotidyltransferase domain-containing protein; this translates as MVDADGFIACLPDTPLQPAFRPVVDEVIGLLHARFDAQVHSIYLYGSVAKGAAVAGVSDLDVCLITRRALNAAERDSLRAIAEHVQTQHPVISKVDFDCGTLAEALADENRFSWGYWLKHHCRCVSGEDLASRFSPFTPSREIAVAVNGDFIPVLQGYLQQLAAASDARLLQRAAARKLLRATNLLRRAEDNGWPETLEEYASRVVQRFPQQQQAIGWLLQQCHTPEDDTAHFTAKLNALMRWLEESRR
- a CDS encoding DeoR/GlpR family DNA-binding transcription regulator; amino-acid sequence: MLSSQRKQKILEMLARDKQVLSRELSQHFAISEDSIRRDLRELAADGLLQRVHGGALAVSAAIAPFEVRKSVNIHAKRVIAQKAVNLIQPGNIVIIDGGTTSEEMVTLLPPDLAFTVVTHSPTIAAGLINLPNVDVIVIGGQLYKHSMVTVGASMIESIRRINADLFFMGVTGVHEQAGFTTGNYEEACVKRALSERAAETVVLASPEKINSASAFGIGDLTLASTLLVDEPLDEKMSALFKQLQISVL
- a CDS encoding NUDIX hydrolase; this translates as MHAMLILIAGPVRSGTNGDDALIKQNLDAMTRVAAKVFEKGHTPVIGEWLAMPLAEAAGSKKIGDEISQTFLYPVAHRLIQHCDAILRLPGDSAGADNDVRIGRERGLTIYSAVDEIPAGETRESSPA
- a CDS encoding LysE family translocator, translating into MEINIMGFIPVLLPVALSPGASFTLAMNSALAGGRGGLLRTLAGTALGIYTHALLIGLGVTAILVSSPALFNVLKYAGAAYLMWLGVQLIRSGLKTSEMTLRADGPTVTLKEAWLANVLNPKAIVFYLTVVSQFAGSRGDVSHYLLLATVHVLVMGAWLIALSNMLVFSAKKANPARLKKGVNVVGGALLLIFSALSLLH
- a CDS encoding DUF2625 domain-containing protein, yielding MKTLTELIDVHDPGWVVVQEWLNAASNPYEVLAKDEARAEQALLQLQVTTRSPLGALVYETGGLLIDDGWLRILGSGSARLARDPMSWTQTATDAGSFAALLIADDASGGFFALNGGGLGEDIGNVYYFAPDALAWEGLEVGYSAFVEWALCGDLALFYQTVRWPNWREEVRTLGGEQVYAFFPFLWTEPTLSVNERKRTVTPIEEQWRLAQEVAGSHPES
- a CDS encoding alpha/beta hydrolase, which codes for MLYRFHAVRLAALLLLLAWQTAYARPDMAPLGPNIADRGSAYYHFTQKQFDSRDGKRHYNVWTGVPNKSAPPGGFPVLYMLDGNAAMDKLSEAFLQQLFAANPPVLVAVGYQTDLPFDLDSRAYDYTPPGTDTQQLRGRAGGGSNAFRQLLEKSIAPAVEKGIAINPAQRGLWGHSYGGLFVLESWLSSSFFTTTFSAVPSLARNDFQLLKTMEAVSPQQAVGKHLYLMEGDGDRRAQDENSESGVLPRVRSTLAQLDQHGVPATYRLFPGLTHGAMFATSLQAALLQLSQAEKQPL
- a CDS encoding histidine phosphatase family protein; this translates as MEIVLMRHGEPEFSAQQGSARVKATDMSGWIAGYDASGVTGEPDCHAVLADKRHAFVISSPLPRARASLQAMNLTPDLIADDLREAPLPVFNLPWLRLSPQAWLVLFRLCWLSGALAGPESKKQTMQRAEKMALTLIAHAQQHERVLSMGHGVINRLIARELEKAGWAKREHTGNGYWSSVTFTAAGRDNPAA
- a CDS encoding winged helix-turn-helix transcriptional regulator gives rise to the protein MPAWVDGKLFFYADSPPRRLMDLFSVKWSTMVLHALYHWPDERARTGELQRSLQGISKKMLFQTLKELEQRGLIARHVYDIVPPKVDYRLTPLGKTFAGPIEQMYQWGLENQAALDEMEAHYRKAQG
- a CDS encoding NAD(P)-dependent alcohol dehydrogenase is translated as MKINALVAVDAAKPLTSGDITLRPLQNQDVKIDILYCGVCHSDLHMARNEWAVSRYPLVPGHEIVGRVSATGTGVSAFQVGDIVGVGVMVDSCRECHFCKQHEEQYCEAGFTATYNGIDKYTGESTWGGYAESVIVDQDFVVSVPHNLPLAGVAPLLCAGVTVWSPLRHFNVKAGDAVGVVGLGGLGHMAVKLASAMGAEVTLFTTSPEKGEDARRLGAKRVVVSRDAAQMAACHTSLDFIIDCVAAPHDLDPYLATLKTNGRLVLVGIPDQPHASPNITPMVFRRLSISGSSIGSIRETQEMLDFCGQHGITADVEMIGGEAIESAFARMLKGDVKYRFVIDMQATRW
- a CDS encoding SH3 domain-containing protein, which produces MKAVSYPLQTTVKVIRDYRSAYPDPLTIREGERAQISHCDLQWRGWIWVTLESGKAGWAPQQLFTPVSAHQGVCQQPYCAHELTVQTGEQLTVHQSLNGWYLAEKADGDLGWVPQEHVAPV
- a CDS encoding biofilm formation regulator BssR, with product MTADELARRLLMKLMTARTDLAAYIQMRKAKGYMSVNENDRLREMFFALALEIRDKSERLQEIQDRDTRSAMYSAEEALSSAAVSLMTGRRDCANFISVNVDKLERSLNILDYSLQYLNEHSPLAEA